The sequence below is a genomic window from Setaria italica strain Yugu1 chromosome IV, Setaria_italica_v2.0, whole genome shotgun sequence.
GTAGTGCCAAGAGTGCGTAAAAAAAATAATCACCTCATCTCCAAATAATGATCACCTCATCTCTCCATGTAGCATTATTTGCGGTTGAGATGTTTGCGCTAGAGCTCTACTCGATCGCAAGTGATGACCCATTGCTAGGAGCAGCAGCATTCGCCGGTACAGACATGTGCACGATCAGCTCCACCACAATATACACCTCGGACACCACCTTGGCCATCCTCCACAGCACGtagccggcggcgcgccggagtTGGCCCGTCCCGCCGACGATCGCGAGCTCCGACTTGTCGTCGTAGATCCCGACGCGGCCGGCGATGACGAAGGTGCTGCCGCTGCACGGCCCGTCGGTGAGCgcgacggtgacggcggccACGAGGACCTCCTCGTGCTGGGAGGACAGCATGTAGGTGCCCTGCGCCCGGCCGACGGAGCCGGAGTCGATGCCGGGGCCATCGGTGACGAGGTCGTCGATGGCCATCGTGTCGCCGAAGTACGCGCCCTTCAGGGACTTGTGCGGCGGCCCGGCGTTCCGGATGAGGTGGATGGCCGTCTGCTCCGGGCCGCCGATGATGTCGTGCATGTATAACCGTAGGTGCaccgggcgccggcgggcgtcCGCGGAGGGAAGCAAGAGAACGATGACGGCGACGAGTAGTAGCAGTCTAGCAGATGCTGCGGCTTTGCAAAGCTGGCCATTGTGATGAGTTTGTGAGATGCTGGTTGCTGGAATATATCCAGGATTTATTATAGTTGGGCTTAGCAAAAGCAATTTCATAATCCTTATTAGGCCATCTGTAGAAGCAATTCGTCATGGGGAAAACAGAATAGTGATGAAGCATAGTATGAAATGAAAGATCATGTACGACTATAATAAGGTTGTATTCCAGTGCACAGAGTGTTGTCAACAAAGAGCAATGAATTAGGATGCTCATCAGCGGAACCTCAGTTTTTGGGTGCAGCAAACACCACAATATTAGGTTTCCTGTAGCGAAATTTACCAGTAAGACACAACTATTGTAATATCACAGTTGACAACTCAGTAAGTGTTTCAGCCCATGTATTCATGTGGTGGGATTAGTCCCACTTGCTCATATGGCCAACTGATCCAAACCATCGCACACATTGGGATGGCTTTCTTCGGCCTGTAAGCAGGTTTAAGAGAACGATCATATATGGTTGCCCATCCTTACctcttttctctccttttcCGTTTGTCGCAGTCTGCGTCTTCCGAGCCGTGAAGCATCTTGATAATTTGGCTTGTTGTTGGCCTTTTCGCCCGGTCAAGTTTGACGCAGGTCAGACCTGTCTGTAGGCATGTTCTTGTTGGCAATCCATTTCTAGCAATTTATACCCGGTgcctatcttactattactaatagGAGG
It includes:
- the LOC101773927 gene encoding dirigent protein 3-like, whose translation is MKLLLLSPTIINPGYIPATSISQTHHNGQLCKAAASARLLLLVAVIVLLLPSADARRRPVHLRLYMHDIIGGPEQTAIHLIRNAGPPHKSLKGAYFGDTMAIDDLVTDGPGIDSGSVGRAQGTYMLSSQHEEVLVAAVTVALTDGPCSGSTFVIAGRVGIYDDKSELAIVGGTGQLRRAAGYVLWRMAKVVSEVYIVVELIVHMSVPANAAAPSNGSSLAIE